A region from the uncultured Holophaga sp. genome encodes:
- the ttcA gene encoding tRNA 2-thiocytidine(32) synthetase TtcA, whose translation MSNPCSLPGFAAPPTEADLKTLPKLEERLRRKVGTCIADYGLIEEGDRILIGLSGGKDSWALLDLLMGLQRRAPIKFTLQALTIDPGFPGYNPDRIAEACDERGVSHLILDAPIHTLVRKKPEVTPCAMCSRLRRGVMYSHAKKEGFTKIALGHHLDDLIETLLINQFFEGRLSTMPVKLTSDDGANTVIRPLAYIEEEDLRRFAWLRGYPIVPCGCPLCGASTLESRRAQIKELVANLKSSAPDIKFCMLNAMKNVKTTHLLDRNLLELPAAFRK comes from the coding sequence ATGTCCAATCCCTGTTCCCTGCCCGGCTTCGCTGCGCCGCCCACCGAAGCCGACCTCAAGACCCTCCCCAAGCTGGAGGAGCGCCTCCGCCGCAAGGTGGGCACCTGCATCGCAGACTACGGGCTCATTGAGGAGGGCGACCGCATCCTCATCGGCCTCTCCGGGGGCAAGGACTCCTGGGCCCTGCTGGACCTCCTGATGGGACTCCAGCGCCGGGCACCCATCAAGTTCACCCTCCAGGCCCTCACCATCGACCCGGGCTTTCCCGGCTACAACCCCGACCGCATCGCAGAGGCCTGCGATGAACGGGGCGTGTCCCATCTCATCCTGGACGCTCCCATCCACACCCTGGTCCGGAAGAAGCCAGAAGTCACCCCCTGCGCCATGTGCTCCCGGCTGCGCCGCGGCGTGATGTATTCCCACGCCAAGAAGGAGGGCTTCACCAAGATCGCCCTGGGGCACCACCTGGACGACCTCATCGAGACCCTCCTCATCAACCAGTTCTTCGAAGGCCGACTCTCCACCATGCCCGTCAAGCTCACCAGCGACGACGGCGCCAACACCGTGATACGCCCCCTGGCCTACATCGAGGAGGAGGATCTGCGCCGCTTCGCCTGGCTCAGGGGCTACCCCATCGTCCCCTGCGGCTGCCCCCTCTGCGGCGCCAGCACCCTGGAGTCCCGCCGTGCCCAGATCAAGGAGCTGGTGGCCAACCTCAAAAGCAGCGCTCCGGACATCAAGTTCTGCATGCTCAACGCCATGAAGAACGTCAAGACCACCCACCTCCTGGACAGGAACCTGCTGGAACTGCCGGCGGCCTTCAGGAAGTAG
- a CDS encoding Rrf2 family transcriptional regulator, translated as MKISARGRYSMQALFDLAHHSHGHAVPLHLIAERQGLSLPFLEQIFNKLKKAGIVASVRGPKGGYVLTQPCNQITVGQVLRLTDPGFYAMAQEDPGRASTALKADDKMNRILWKQLEDHITNFMNTVTLADLCVESQSNACPACTCPDYTQDLSEQFRSGKRKACCLDF; from the coding sequence GTGAAGATCTCGGCCCGCGGCAGATATTCGATGCAAGCGCTCTTCGACCTGGCCCACCACAGCCACGGCCACGCAGTCCCCCTGCATCTCATCGCCGAACGCCAGGGCCTCAGTCTCCCCTTCCTCGAGCAGATCTTCAACAAGCTCAAGAAGGCCGGTATCGTGGCCAGCGTGCGCGGACCCAAGGGGGGCTATGTGCTCACCCAGCCCTGCAACCAGATTACCGTCGGTCAGGTGCTGCGCCTTACGGACCCTGGCTTCTACGCCATGGCCCAGGAGGATCCCGGCAGGGCCAGCACCGCTCTCAAAGCCGATGACAAGATGAACCGGATCCTCTGGAAGCAGCTGGAGGATCACATCACCAACTTCATGAACACCGTCACGCTGGCGGACCTCTGTGTGGAGAGCCAGAGCAACGCCTGCCCCGCGTGCACCTGCCCGGACTACACCCAGGATCTGAGCGAGCAGTTCCGCAGCGGCAAGCGCAAGGCCTGCTGCCTGGACTTCTGA